In Campylobacter sp. VBCF_01 NA2, one DNA window encodes the following:
- a CDS encoding fumarate hydratase: protein MRTIQASEISKTVAELCKKACYVVTPDMRKAFEKAKETEVSSIGKEILGKLLQNADLAEKGVAPICQDTGMTVVFVELGQDVHIEGGYIEDAINEGVKNGYVDNYLRKSVVAEPLFERKNTTNNTPAVINMRIVPGEKLKITVAPKGFGSENKSVLKMLVPADGVEGVKKVFLEAVKYAGPNSCPPMVLGVGIGGTMDKAALLAKQAAVRSVDSRNPDERYAKLEDELLELARQTGVGPQGLGGLNTAVKVNVEWYPTHIAGLPVAINVNCHAARHASAEL, encoded by the coding sequence ATGAGAACAATCCAAGCAAGTGAAATCTCTAAAACAGTTGCAGAGCTTTGCAAAAAAGCCTGTTATGTAGTAACGCCAGATATGAGAAAAGCGTTTGAAAAAGCAAAAGAGACTGAGGTTTCTTCAATCGGTAAAGAAATCCTTGGCAAATTGCTTCAAAATGCTGATCTTGCAGAAAAAGGCGTAGCTCCAATCTGCCAAGACACAGGTATGACGGTAGTTTTCGTAGAACTTGGTCAAGATGTGCATATCGAGGGCGGATATATCGAGGACGCTATCAACGAGGGCGTTAAAAACGGCTATGTTGATAACTACCTAAGAAAATCAGTTGTAGCTGAGCCACTATTTGAGCGCAAAAACACCACAAATAACACTCCTGCTGTTATTAACATGCGCATAGTCCCAGGCGAAAAACTAAAAATCACAGTTGCTCCAAAAGGCTTTGGTAGCGAGAATAAATCTGTGCTAAAAATGCTTGTTCCAGCTGACGGCGTAGAGGGTGTAAAAAAAGTATTTCTTGAAGCTGTAAAATATGCTGGTCCAAACTCATGCCCTCCAATGGTTCTTGGCGTAGGAATCGGTGGCACAATGGACAAAGCAGCACTTCTTGCAAAACAAGCAGCTGTTCGCTCAGTAGATAGCAGAAACCCAGATGAAAGATACGCAAAACTAGAAGATGAGCTATTAGAGCTTGCTAGACAAACAGGCGTTGGCCCACAAGGTCTAGGCGGTCTAAACACTGCTGTTAAAGTAAATGTAGAGTGGTATCCAACTCACATCGCAGGTCTTCCAGTAGCTATTAATGTCAATTGCCACGCAGCACGCCACGCAAGTGCTGAACTTTAA
- a CDS encoding pyridoxamine kinase encodes MKRVLSVQDISCVGKVSLSAALPVISAMGLSVSVLPTAVLSMHTGFSGFTFRDLTKDLRPIMSHWHEQGVEFDGIYTGFLGSQEQIALISELFMEFGGSGKTILVDPCMGDNGEFYPGFDSDFARMMALLCASADVITPNITEACAMVGVKYREKAEREFIFDLLEGLKDLGASKVILKGINYISEQCGVFSYDAKDGRVSEYFHELLPVKYNGTGDIFASVAFGALMRGKSLQTAIRIAADFVVSAMKETMSDSEWRRSDGVKFELVIPELVRKI; translated from the coding sequence ATGAAAAGAGTTCTTAGTGTTCAAGATATTTCGTGCGTGGGTAAGGTCTCGCTTAGCGCTGCTTTGCCAGTGATTAGCGCAATGGGGCTAAGTGTTAGCGTTTTGCCTACGGCGGTGCTTTCTATGCATACTGGATTTAGCGGTTTTACATTTCGTGATCTTACCAAAGATTTGCGCCCTATAATGTCGCATTGGCACGAGCAGGGGGTGGAATTTGACGGAATTTATACTGGATTTTTGGGCTCGCAAGAACAAATCGCGCTTATTAGCGAACTTTTTATGGAATTTGGCGGAAGCGGAAAGACGATATTAGTCGATCCGTGCATGGGCGATAATGGCGAATTTTACCCCGGATTTGATAGCGACTTTGCCCGTATGATGGCACTTTTGTGCGCTAGTGCAGATGTGATTACGCCAAATATCACGGAAGCTTGCGCAATGGTCGGCGTGAAATACCGAGAAAAGGCCGAGAGGGAATTTATCTTTGATTTGCTCGAAGGACTAAAAGATTTAGGCGCGTCAAAGGTGATTTTAAAGGGGATTAATTACATTAGCGAGCAGTGTGGAGTGTTTAGCTACGACGCCAAAGACGGGCGTGTGAGCGAGTATTTCCACGAGCTACTACCTGTGAAATACAACGGCACAGGTGATATTTTTGCCTCGGTTGCATTTGGTGCGTTAATGCGTGGCAAATCCCTCCAAACCGCAATCCGCATAGCCGCTGATTTCGTCGTAAGCGCGATGAAAGAGACTATGAGTGATAGCGAGTGGAGGCGCAGCGACGGGGTGAAATTTGAGCTTGTAATTCCTGAGCTTGTAAGGAAAATTTAA